Proteins encoded in a region of the Deefgea piscis genome:
- the mreD gene encoding rod shape-determining protein MreD: MPISRQLLRPAGVGFIFCSFVLAILINLLPWQATAMNFSPDFVALLIIYWALNQPRRVGVACAFFLGVLMDVANGNILGQHALAYSIIAYLALVRQRQLAIFPFWQQALIACALLLLSQAIMVSIRSIMGEPFVGWGYFTGSLFAAILWPPFSNLMLMYQRKDAPDEL; encoded by the coding sequence ATGCCAATTAGCCGCCAATTACTTCGTCCTGCCGGTGTGGGCTTTATTTTTTGCTCGTTTGTACTGGCTATTTTGATTAATTTATTACCATGGCAAGCCACGGCAATGAATTTTTCCCCTGATTTTGTCGCGCTATTGATTATTTATTGGGCACTCAATCAGCCGCGCCGTGTCGGTGTCGCTTGCGCCTTCTTTTTAGGGGTGCTGATGGATGTCGCCAATGGCAATATTTTAGGGCAACACGCGCTGGCGTATTCCATCATTGCTTATTTGGCCTTGGTGCGGCAGCGGCAATTAGCGATTTTCCCTTTTTGGCAACAAGCACTGATTGCTTGCGCGCTACTGCTACTGTCGCAAGCCATTATGGTGAGTATTCGCAGCATCATGGGTGAGCCTTTTGTGGGCTGGGGCTATTTTACTGGCAGTTTATTTGCCGCTATTTTATGGCCACCTTTTTCAAATTTGATGCTGATGTATCAACGTAAAGACGCGCCCGACGAATTATGA
- the argA gene encoding amino-acid N-acetyltransferase produces MQDFVQWFRQAAPYIHAFRGRTFVIALGGEVVRDGKFATLTHDINLLTSLGVRLIVVHGARPQIEARIAERGLEGRYLNGIRVTDQPSLECVIQAAGHVRVEIESWLSMGLPNSPMANADIRVSAGNFITAQPMGVRDGVDLQYTGEVRKVDTTAINYRMDDGELVLISTIGYSPTGEIFNLTLEDVATSTAIALKADKLLFLFGQDGVINDAGELQTELTALAAEHFLAEHPDANDDVSLYLPCAIRSVRNGVQRAHLISNNVDGSLLMELFTHDGIGTMISREPLETLRQATIDDIGRMLALIEPLEDQGVLVKRGRELLEREVHRYSVLEHDGKTIGIVAIHPFPNSKMAELACLVIHPDYRDEDRGADLLRHVEQQARGLGIEKLFALTTRTSHWFVERGFKQASVDDLPMEKKELYNYQRRSKVFIKVLQR; encoded by the coding sequence ATGCAAGATTTTGTTCAATGGTTCCGTCAAGCTGCGCCGTATATCCACGCTTTTCGTGGTCGCACGTTTGTGATTGCCTTAGGGGGTGAAGTCGTTCGTGATGGCAAGTTTGCCACGCTAACGCATGACATTAATTTGTTGACCAGCCTTGGGGTGCGCTTGATTGTGGTGCATGGTGCGCGTCCGCAAATTGAGGCGCGTATTGCCGAGCGCGGTTTGGAAGGCCGTTATCTAAACGGTATTCGGGTGACCGATCAGCCATCACTAGAATGCGTGATTCAAGCGGCTGGCCATGTGCGCGTAGAAATCGAATCTTGGCTCTCGATGGGGCTCCCTAATTCGCCGATGGCCAACGCCGATATTCGGGTTTCGGCGGGTAATTTTATTACCGCGCAGCCGATGGGGGTGCGCGATGGCGTGGATCTGCAATACACCGGTGAAGTGCGTAAAGTCGATACCACGGCGATTAATTACCGTATGGATGATGGCGAATTGGTGCTGATTTCAACCATCGGTTATTCGCCAACTGGCGAGATTTTTAATCTGACCTTAGAAGACGTGGCGACCTCGACGGCGATTGCTTTAAAAGCTGACAAATTGCTGTTTTTATTTGGTCAAGATGGGGTGATTAATGACGCCGGTGAGTTGCAAACTGAATTGACCGCTTTGGCCGCCGAGCACTTTTTGGCCGAACACCCGGATGCCAACGACGATGTGTCTTTGTATTTGCCGTGTGCGATTCGCTCGGTACGTAATGGCGTACAGCGGGCGCATTTGATTAGCAATAATGTTGACGGCAGTTTGTTGATGGAATTGTTTACCCACGATGGCATTGGCACGATGATTTCGCGTGAGCCACTGGAAACCTTGCGCCAAGCAACGATTGACGATATTGGTCGAATGCTGGCGCTGATCGAGCCGCTCGAAGATCAAGGCGTGTTGGTGAAACGCGGCCGTGAATTACTTGAGCGCGAAGTGCATCGCTACTCGGTACTCGAGCATGACGGTAAAACCATTGGTATCGTGGCGATTCACCCATTCCCGAATAGCAAAATGGCCGAGTTGGCTTGTCTGGTGATTCATCCGGATTATCGCGATGAAGATCGTGGTGCTGATTTGCTGCGCCACGTTGAGCAACAAGCCCGCGGCTTGGGCATCGAAAAGCTATTTGCTTTAACCACGCGAACCAGCCATTGGTTTGTCGAGCGTGGCTTTAAGCAAGCTTCGGTGGATGATTTGCCAATGGAGAAAAAAGAGTTGTACAACTACCAGCGGCGATCGAAGGTGTTTATTAAAGTGTTGCAGCGCTAG
- the mrdA gene encoding penicillin-binding protein 2, with product MSKNVVINPKGERFAFQIRLIVAVLFILLMFGVLFARFFWLQVVEHDRYLTLAEQNRISLVPIPPSRGIIRDRNGVILAHNFSAYTLEITPSKVANLDETIASLKGIVDITPRDRRRFKKLQDETKDFETLPIRTRLSDEEVARFASQSYLFPGVELKARLFRQYPLGEVGSHLIGYIGRINDRDIKDLKDDEVYANYRGTDYIGKLGIESSYEKQLHGQTGFEQVEIDSGGRAVRTLKRTAPQSGKDLTLSIDIKLQEMIEKQFGERRGSLVAIDPQTGGILALVSKPGFDPNLFVDGIDPVSWNELNTSIDKPLLNRAIRGEYPPGSTYKPFMAMAALEQNLPLVHQTISDPGYFIYGGHRFNDSKKGGYGSMSFDRSIALSSDTYFYQLAVQMGIDNIAKFMGTLDFGRPTGVDLPGERPGILPSPEWKKSRFKNPAQQKWYSGETVSIGIGQGYNAFTPMQMAHATATLANRGLAFRPHVVATLTDPRSGAKTLVEPKPLKTMDWKPANIERVIRGMEGVMTIGTGANVFRGAQYVSAGKTGTAQVYSLKGAKYNAHSVKERLRDHSWFIAFAPSDKPTIALAVIVENGGFGAQAAAPIARKVLDYYLTGKMPEDPPSKTASAVPAIVEEVTGD from the coding sequence ATGAGTAAGAATGTTGTTATCAATCCTAAAGGCGAGCGTTTTGCATTTCAAATCCGCCTGATTGTTGCTGTGCTATTTATTTTGCTGATGTTTGGCGTGTTGTTTGCGCGCTTTTTTTGGTTGCAAGTGGTTGAGCACGACCGTTACCTGACATTAGCCGAACAAAATCGTATTTCTTTAGTGCCCATTCCGCCATCGCGCGGCATTATTCGCGACCGTAACGGTGTGATTCTGGCGCACAATTTTTCGGCGTATACGCTAGAAATCACGCCATCCAAAGTTGCCAATTTAGATGAAACCATTGCCAGCTTAAAAGGCATTGTCGACATTACACCGCGCGATCGCCGTCGCTTTAAAAAGCTACAAGACGAAACCAAAGACTTTGAAACGCTACCGATTCGTACCCGCTTAAGCGACGAAGAAGTGGCGCGTTTTGCTTCGCAAAGTTATTTATTTCCCGGCGTTGAGCTAAAAGCGCGCTTGTTCCGCCAATATCCCTTGGGTGAAGTGGGCAGTCATTTGATCGGCTATATCGGCCGAATTAATGATCGAGACATTAAAGACCTCAAAGACGACGAAGTGTATGCCAACTATCGCGGCACCGATTACATCGGCAAGCTGGGGATTGAAAGCAGCTATGAAAAACAATTGCACGGCCAAACTGGTTTTGAACAGGTTGAAATCGATTCCGGTGGCCGTGCGGTGCGTACCCTTAAGCGTACCGCGCCCCAATCGGGCAAAGATTTAACTTTGTCGATTGATATTAAGCTGCAAGAAATGATCGAAAAACAATTTGGTGAGCGCCGTGGCTCATTGGTGGCGATCGATCCGCAAACCGGCGGTATTTTGGCGCTGGTGTCTAAACCCGGCTTTGATCCAAATTTATTTGTCGATGGCATTGATCCGGTGAGCTGGAATGAGCTCAATACCTCGATCGATAAACCACTACTGAATCGCGCTATTCGCGGTGAATATCCGCCCGGATCAACCTATAAGCCATTTATGGCCATGGCGGCGCTCGAACAAAACTTGCCTTTGGTACATCAAACGATTTCTGACCCCGGCTATTTTATTTATGGCGGGCATCGGTTTAATGACTCTAAAAAAGGTGGTTATGGCTCAATGAGTTTTGATCGCTCGATTGCATTATCCAGCGATACTTATTTCTACCAATTAGCCGTGCAAATGGGCATCGACAATATCGCCAAATTTATGGGGACTTTAGATTTTGGCCGCCCAACCGGCGTTGATTTACCCGGTGAGCGTCCAGGGATTTTGCCTAGCCCCGAGTGGAAAAAATCCCGCTTTAAAAATCCTGCACAGCAAAAATGGTATTCAGGCGAGACGGTGTCCATCGGGATTGGTCAAGGTTATAACGCCTTTACACCAATGCAAATGGCGCATGCCACCGCCACCTTGGCCAATCGCGGTTTAGCATTTCGTCCGCACGTTGTCGCTACATTAACCGATCCACGCAGTGGCGCCAAAACCTTGGTCGAGCCCAAACCCCTCAAAACCATGGATTGGAAACCGGCCAATATCGAACGCGTCATCCGTGGTATGGAAGGCGTAATGACCATTGGTACAGGGGCGAATGTGTTTCGCGGCGCGCAATATGTATCGGCCGGCAAAACCGGTACGGCACAGGTGTATAGCTTAAAAGGCGCCAAATATAACGCGCATTCAGTCAAAGAGCGTTTACGTGATCACTCTTGGTTTATTGCTTTTGCACCGTCAGACAAACCAACGATTGCACTGGCGGTAATTGTTGAGAATGGCGGATTTGGTGCACAAGCAGCAGCGCCGATTGCACGTAAAGTACTCGATTATTACCTCACGGGCAAAATGCCTGAAGATCCACCTAGCAAAACGGCATCGGCCGTACCCGCCATCGTCGAGGAAGTAACCGGTGATTAG
- the wbaP gene encoding undecaprenyl-phosphate galactose phosphotransferase WbaP: MIQEKHLQAERAKPWLALADFMALALSFGVAMLLLWIFRYDRISASFGLWWAWEGQQQGLAFLGLALMTIASFWWRGHYSLRLPFWDELLEILRALLLAALLNGMLVLLGKFTVSRFLWPVSWGVALVLLPYFRSLMRDCLLTKRIWQLPTVIIGAGANAIEAYRAMYSERQLGFEVQAFLSVDQDAPDELQINGERLPVVRLEREALLAWLSSNGRPHVVIAVNEDELRQLETQIEQLSLRYKDLHIIPPIAGLPLFGVVPHHFFSHEVLLLRVRNNLLVKPLIVLKRAFDLFGAVCGILLLSPLLLYVMWRIKCEGGPGAIFFGHVRVGMNGVPFKCWKFRTMVHNSQEVLDHLLATDPQARAEWDTDFKLKNDPRITKIGAFLRKTSLDEIPQLWNVICGQMSLVGPRPIIDAELERYGDKVDFYLEARPGLTGLWQVSGRNDTTYAERVALDAWYVKNWNLWYDIAIVCKTIKTVVSGRGAY, from the coding sequence ATGATTCAAGAAAAACACTTACAAGCTGAGCGCGCCAAACCTTGGTTGGCGCTGGCTGATTTTATGGCCTTGGCGCTGTCATTTGGCGTGGCGATGCTGCTGTTGTGGATTTTTCGCTATGACCGCATTTCGGCCAGTTTTGGTCTGTGGTGGGCTTGGGAAGGGCAGCAACAAGGCTTGGCGTTTTTAGGCTTGGCCTTGATGACCATTGCCAGTTTTTGGTGGCGTGGGCATTACAGCTTGCGTCTGCCTTTTTGGGATGAATTGCTCGAAATTTTGCGCGCCTTATTGTTGGCAGCCTTACTCAATGGCATGTTGGTGTTGTTGGGTAAATTTACCGTGTCGCGTTTTTTGTGGCCGGTATCTTGGGGCGTAGCGCTGGTGTTGCTGCCGTATTTTCGTAGCTTAATGCGCGATTGCTTATTAACAAAACGGATCTGGCAATTACCGACGGTGATTATTGGTGCCGGCGCCAATGCGATTGAAGCGTATCGGGCGATGTATAGCGAGCGCCAATTGGGCTTTGAAGTGCAGGCGTTTTTGTCAGTCGATCAAGACGCGCCAGATGAATTACAGATTAATGGCGAGCGTTTGCCGGTGGTGCGTTTAGAGCGCGAAGCACTGTTGGCTTGGCTCAGTAGCAATGGCCGCCCGCACGTGGTGATTGCGGTCAACGAAGATGAATTGCGCCAGTTAGAAACGCAAATCGAGCAACTGTCGCTGCGGTATAAAGACCTGCATATTATTCCGCCGATTGCCGGTTTGCCTTTATTTGGCGTGGTGCCGCATCATTTTTTCAGTCATGAAGTCTTGCTGCTGCGCGTGCGTAATAATCTGTTGGTTAAGCCGCTGATTGTGTTAAAACGCGCTTTTGATTTGTTTGGCGCGGTGTGTGGCATCTTATTACTCAGCCCTTTATTGCTGTATGTGATGTGGCGGATTAAATGCGAAGGCGGGCCAGGGGCGATTTTCTTTGGTCATGTGCGGGTGGGGATGAATGGCGTGCCATTTAAGTGCTGGAAATTCCGCACTATGGTGCACAATTCGCAAGAAGTATTGGACCATTTATTAGCGACTGATCCACAAGCGCGCGCCGAATGGGACACCGATTTCAAGCTTAAAAATGACCCGCGAATCACTAAAATTGGCGCGTTTTTACGCAAAACCAGCCTCGATGAAATTCCGCAATTGTGGAATGTGATTTGTGGCCAAATGTCTTTGGTTGGCCCGCGGCCAATTATCGACGCTGAACTTGAGCGCTATGGCGATAAAGTCGACTTTTATCTCGAAGCACGTCCAGGTTTAACGGGCTTGTGGCAGGTGTCTGGTCGCAACGACACCACTTACGCCGAGCGTGTGGCGCTCGATGCGTGGTATGTCAAAAATTGGAATTTGTGGTACGACATTGCGATTGTCTGCAAAACGATTAAAACCGTGGTCAGTGGACGTGGTGCGTATTGA
- a CDS encoding EAL domain-containing protein, which produces MSLSSLSLRSRFILACIAVQALLLLALLCNTHRIWSEMAQEQEAAHVQALSSLLNAVFLPSMIEGDRVKAAEILNHLQLADEIDYLVLLDEQQQMIAARGWDISKKLPASSNHHSYALWDRPTLEHVRAPLLVNGVQLGELSFGLSNISAYRSFQYLIWQNGLIVMLGFMAIMGLMLLAAWWISRHLYRLIQATETAATGYFEPVLAANGSGEIAKISQRFNDMARAIKAHVTALKDSEAQYQTIADASNSAELWINPAGQLVWANAMVVRITGYSVNECLLLPDFPLTIATPEERLRVEDTFLQAVNNKSTEQDYEFRAMRRDGSLFWVSVSWQPMFNAEQSYLGLRISLRDNTEIKDERLALRKSVIELRQIQSLGKSYLQHAESERARMLALLAAMRFGVLFVDNDHRIVFFNPAFCEIWGLSSSQAMIGRPIGQVLQLADNRPALSDGLSCYLEEHSALEDRVDFGEVTLNDRRVIVQNCYRVTDPQGVTNGRMWVYEDVTQQRLIAERMVNLAERDALTGLFNRHRFQQELERMVSEANRRDHQMALVFFDLDEFKLVNDSFGHTVGDELLKSIAREVNKQVRRHEVFARLGGDEFAVLLPTCDEFEVSKLADRIVQTVMQIQFAAGSHLMRPSASVGVAIYPLHANSADQLVAHADTAMYQAKAAGKNTWRIYRPDSDHSRNELSRLSWKERIVDALENDGFELHYQGIYYTHNRQLAHLEALVRMKDPDVEGGCIMPGNFIGHAEKTGKIIDLDRWVIKEVIRLLAQYPDCPSIAVNVSGRSFDEPELPLYIASLLTQYAVDPKRLLVELTETSAVSDLSDAQRFIDALRSTGCVVCLDDFGVGFASFAYLKQLKADVLKIDGLFIRDLPNDRDSQIFVRGMVSIAHDMGKTTIAEFVESETIFNMLLEFGVDQVQGYWLDQPQKNHPGLK; this is translated from the coding sequence ATGTCTTTATCTTCCCTTTCTTTGCGTTCGCGGTTTATTTTGGCCTGTATTGCGGTACAGGCGCTATTATTGCTCGCATTATTATGTAATACCCACCGTATTTGGTCGGAGATGGCGCAAGAGCAAGAGGCTGCGCATGTACAGGCACTCTCTAGCTTATTGAATGCAGTGTTCTTACCTTCGATGATCGAAGGCGATCGGGTTAAAGCGGCCGAGATTCTTAATCATCTTCAGCTGGCGGACGAAATCGATTATTTGGTGTTGCTCGATGAGCAGCAACAAATGATTGCCGCGCGTGGCTGGGATATTTCTAAAAAACTGCCTGCCAGTAGCAATCATCATTCATATGCATTGTGGGATCGCCCAACGTTAGAGCATGTTCGCGCGCCTTTGCTCGTTAATGGCGTGCAATTGGGTGAGCTCAGTTTTGGGCTGAGCAATATCAGTGCTTATCGCAGTTTCCAGTATTTAATTTGGCAAAATGGCTTGATTGTCATGCTGGGTTTTATGGCCATCATGGGTTTAATGCTGTTAGCGGCGTGGTGGATTTCGCGGCATCTATATCGCCTGATTCAAGCTACGGAAACCGCGGCAACCGGCTATTTTGAGCCAGTATTGGCCGCCAATGGTTCCGGTGAAATCGCTAAAATATCACAGCGCTTTAATGATATGGCGCGCGCGATTAAGGCGCATGTGACGGCGTTAAAAGACAGCGAAGCGCAATATCAAACCATAGCGGATGCCAGCAATAGCGCCGAATTGTGGATTAATCCGGCAGGGCAATTGGTGTGGGCCAATGCCATGGTGGTACGTATTACTGGTTATTCAGTGAATGAATGCTTATTACTCCCCGATTTTCCATTAACCATTGCCACGCCAGAAGAGCGCTTGCGCGTTGAAGACACCTTTTTACAAGCGGTAAATAATAAATCCACTGAGCAAGATTACGAATTTCGCGCCATGCGCCGCGATGGCAGTTTATTTTGGGTGTCGGTGAGTTGGCAGCCCATGTTTAATGCCGAACAAAGTTATTTAGGTCTTAGAATCAGCCTGCGTGACAATACTGAAATCAAAGATGAGCGTTTGGCGCTGCGTAAATCGGTGATTGAATTACGTCAGATTCAGTCTTTGGGTAAAAGCTATTTACAGCATGCCGAATCAGAGCGCGCGCGTATGCTGGCGTTGTTGGCCGCAATGCGCTTTGGGGTGTTGTTTGTTGATAATGACCATCGGATTGTATTTTTTAATCCGGCCTTTTGTGAAATATGGGGTTTGTCGTCGTCGCAAGCCATGATTGGGCGCCCGATTGGGCAGGTTTTGCAATTGGCCGACAATCGACCAGCACTCAGTGATGGACTGTCTTGTTATTTAGAAGAGCACAGTGCGCTGGAAGATCGGGTTGATTTTGGTGAAGTCACACTGAATGATCGCCGAGTCATCGTACAAAATTGTTACCGCGTAACCGATCCACAAGGCGTTACTAATGGCCGAATGTGGGTGTATGAAGATGTCACGCAGCAGCGCTTAATCGCTGAGCGGATGGTGAACTTGGCCGAGCGTGATGCATTAACCGGTCTGTTTAACCGCCATCGCTTTCAGCAAGAATTAGAACGCATGGTGAGCGAAGCAAACCGGCGCGACCATCAAATGGCCTTGGTGTTTTTTGATTTGGACGAATTTAAGCTGGTTAACGATAGTTTTGGCCATACCGTTGGTGATGAATTACTGAAAAGCATCGCCCGTGAAGTGAATAAGCAAGTGCGCCGACATGAGGTCTTTGCGCGTTTGGGCGGCGATGAGTTTGCGGTGCTGCTACCGACTTGCGATGAGTTTGAAGTCAGTAAATTGGCCGATCGCATTGTGCAAACGGTGATGCAGATTCAATTTGCTGCTGGCAGTCATTTGATGCGTCCTTCAGCGTCGGTTGGTGTCGCGATTTATCCATTGCACGCTAATTCTGCGGATCAATTGGTAGCCCATGCTGATACGGCAATGTATCAAGCCAAGGCCGCAGGCAAGAATACTTGGCGCATTTATCGACCAGATTCCGATCATTCGCGCAATGAGTTAAGCCGCTTATCGTGGAAAGAGCGCATTGTTGATGCCTTAGAAAACGATGGCTTTGAATTGCATTACCAAGGCATTTATTACACCCACAATCGGCAATTGGCGCATTTAGAAGCCTTGGTTCGTATGAAAGATCCCGATGTCGAGGGCGGCTGTATTATGCCGGGCAATTTTATTGGCCATGCAGAAAAAACCGGCAAAATCATCGATTTGGATCGCTGGGTCATTAAAGAAGTGATTCGACTGTTAGCCCAATATCCCGATTGTCCGTCGATTGCGGTCAATGTTTCCGGGCGATCATTTGATGAGCCTGAATTGCCGCTGTATATCGCCAGCTTGCTCACGCAATACGCAGTGGACCCCAAACGCTTATTGGTTGAATTAACCGAAACCTCGGCAGTATCGGATTTATCCGATGCACAGCGCTTTATTGACGCGCTGCGCTCAACCGGTTGCGTGGTGTGTTTGGATGACTTTGGTGTGGGCTTTGCGTCGTTTGCGTATTTGAAGCAGCTTAAAGCCGACGTGTTAAAAATCGACGGGCTGTTTATTCGCGATTTGCCCAATGATAGAGACAGCCAGATTTTTGTTCGTGGCATGGTGAGTATTGCGCATGATATGGGCAAAACCACGATTGCTGAATTTGTCGAAAGCGAAACGATTTTTAATATGCTGCTTGAATTTGGCGTGGATCAAGTGCAAGGGTATTGGCTCGACCAACCGCAAAAAAACCACCCTGGCCTTAAGTAG
- the rodA gene encoding rod shape-determining protein RodA: MISYIWDRIKRPIDPALFILILLVFAVSAGVLYSASNRDLERVTDKVVFMGISLGILWFVANIQQRTLMQLALPAYVGGVILLILVEFFGITSHGATRWLNIGITRIQPSEIMRIALPLMVAWYFNHFQASLGKRHYVAGAFIIIIPVLLIMKQPDLGTSLLVASSGFYILFFAGLPWAVLAVMSVAIAVIAYIVTHWDLCINILHEYQCRRIATMLNPMEDPLGAGYHIIQGTIAIGSGGLFGKGWLAGTQTHLDFIPERTTDFIFAVYGEEFGLLGNGLLLVLYLAVIFRGLMIANSASTLFGRLLAGAISMNFFTYALVNMGMVTGMLPVVGVPLPLISYGGTSMVSILAGFGILMSIQRDRPLMKA, from the coding sequence GTGATTAGCTATATCTGGGATCGTATCAAGCGCCCAATTGATCCTGCGCTATTTATTTTGATTTTACTGGTGTTTGCCGTTTCGGCGGGGGTGCTGTATTCCGCATCCAATCGCGATTTAGAGCGCGTGACCGATAAAGTGGTTTTTATGGGCATTTCGCTGGGTATCTTGTGGTTTGTCGCCAATATTCAGCAAAGAACCTTAATGCAACTGGCTTTGCCCGCCTATGTTGGCGGGGTTATTTTGCTGATTTTGGTCGAGTTTTTTGGTATTACCAGCCACGGCGCGACCCGTTGGCTCAATATTGGGATTACCCGAATTCAGCCGTCAGAAATCATGCGGATTGCCTTGCCACTGATGGTGGCGTGGTATTTCAATCATTTCCAAGCCAGCCTCGGTAAACGCCACTATGTTGCTGGCGCCTTCATTATTATCATTCCGGTGCTGTTAATTATGAAGCAGCCCGATTTAGGCACCAGTTTGCTGGTGGCGTCATCGGGCTTTTATATCTTGTTTTTTGCCGGTCTGCCTTGGGCAGTATTGGCGGTGATGAGTGTGGCGATTGCCGTGATCGCCTATATCGTTACCCATTGGGACTTGTGCATTAATATTTTGCACGAATACCAATGCCGCCGAATCGCCACCATGCTCAACCCAATGGAAGATCCACTTGGCGCGGGCTACCACATTATTCAAGGCACGATTGCGATTGGCTCGGGCGGCTTATTTGGTAAAGGCTGGCTGGCTGGCACGCAAACCCATCTGGATTTTATTCCTGAGCGTACCACCGACTTTATTTTCGCGGTTTATGGTGAAGAATTTGGTTTGCTGGGCAATGGTTTGTTATTAGTGCTGTATTTGGCGGTGATTTTCCGTGGCTTAATGATTGCCAATAGTGCGTCAACCTTATTTGGTCGCCTATTGGCAGGTGCAATTTCGATGAATTTCTTTACCTATGCACTGGTAAATATGGGCATGGTCACTGGCATGCTGCCAGTTGTTGGCGTGCCTTTACCGCTGATTTCCTATGGTGGCACGTCAATGGTTTCGATTTTGGCCGGTTTCGGTATTTTAATGAGCATCCAGCGTGATCGCCCACTGATGAAGGCTTGA
- a CDS encoding septal ring lytic transglycosylase RlpA family protein → MKLTHSATLVCASLLLAACSSTPEKPTPRPVVPAPTQPSTITGTPSPYNCSYKASSGNGAFYKDDGPMADFPANLDQVLEPIPRWETPHKWANRPYTVLGLSFTPHSQIDGYKEQGIASWYGRKFHGQKTSIGETYDMFQMTAAHPTLSIPSYARVTNVKNGRSVIVRVNDRGPFHKGRVMDLSFLAACRLGYANNGSAEVIVESLMPSDAPSDIIANAKVAVHSTPAPVSNKPRPIPVAESNGKVFVQLGAFSSQSNAESFKAHVARELDQDSDKLSIQSSSNLFRVRLGPFASRSEAMTTISRVTGEKNIQAVISQ, encoded by the coding sequence ATGAAATTAACCCACTCGGCCACACTGGTGTGCGCCAGTTTATTATTGGCCGCTTGTAGCAGCACACCAGAAAAGCCCACCCCACGACCGGTAGTTCCAGCACCGACTCAGCCGTCAACCATCACTGGCACGCCATCGCCCTATAACTGCAGCTATAAGGCCAGCTCAGGTAACGGTGCTTTTTATAAAGACGATGGCCCAATGGCCGATTTTCCGGCCAATTTGGATCAAGTGCTCGAACCTATTCCACGCTGGGAAACGCCGCATAAATGGGCGAATCGCCCGTATACCGTACTCGGACTGTCGTTTACGCCGCATAGCCAGATTGATGGCTACAAAGAGCAAGGCATTGCCAGCTGGTATGGGCGTAAATTTCATGGGCAAAAAACCAGTATTGGCGAAACCTACGATATGTTTCAAATGACAGCAGCGCATCCCACGCTGTCTATCCCCAGCTATGCCCGCGTGACCAATGTTAAAAATGGCCGCAGCGTGATTGTTCGGGTGAATGATCGCGGGCCATTTCATAAAGGCCGTGTGATGGATTTGTCTTTTTTGGCCGCTTGCCGTTTGGGCTACGCCAATAATGGCAGCGCGGAAGTCATCGTCGAAAGCCTGATGCCAAGCGACGCACCGAGCGACATCATTGCCAACGCCAAAGTGGCGGTTCACAGCACGCCGGCACCGGTGAGTAATAAGCCACGACCGATCCCTGTTGCCGAAAGCAATGGCAAAGTGTTTGTGCAATTGGGGGCATTTTCATCGCAAAGCAACGCCGAGAGCTTTAAAGCACACGTCGCCAGAGAGCTTGACCAAGACAGCGATAAACTCAGCATCCAAAGCAGCAGCAACCTTTTCCGCGTTCGTCTCGGCCCTTTCGCCAGCCGCAGCGAAGCAATGACTACCATTAGCCGAGTAACCGGTGAGAAAAACATTCAAGCGGTGATTAGCCAATAG